From Echinicola jeungdonensis, the proteins below share one genomic window:
- a CDS encoding TfoX/Sxy family protein → MAYNTYIADRISRALSQANQVFEAKKMMGGLCFMVNDKMCIGVHEDRIMARVGPDQYEDCLAQPGCTEMNFTGKPMNGFVFVEGQAIVTDKQLTYWLEKCLNYNPIAKSSKKRSKN, encoded by the coding sequence ATGGCTTACAATACCTACATCGCAGACCGCATCAGCAGGGCCTTGTCCCAGGCCAACCAAGTTTTTGAAGCAAAGAAAATGATGGGCGGGCTTTGCTTTATGGTCAACGACAAAATGTGTATCGGTGTCCATGAAGACCGTATCATGGCCAGAGTAGGCCCCGACCAATATGAAGATTGCCTTGCACAACCAGGTTGCACAGAAATGAATTTTACGGGCAAACCCATGAATGGATTTGTGTTCGTGGAGGGGCAAGCTATTGTTACGGATAAGCAATTAACCTATTGGTTGGAAAAATGCCTCAATTATAACCCGATTGCAAAATCCAGTAAAAAACGCTCTAAAAATTAA
- a CDS encoding IS1595 family transposase, which yields MNIINFINRFPDESSCIKFLREQRTKSGIICKRCSCNRHYWLENKKSFQCASCGFRTSIKSGTVMENSNLPIRTWLLAMTFITATKKSFSASELQRQLGMKRYEPVFRMYHKLRKVMGQRDDIYRLEDMVEYDEAFVGKATKAKSQNKLKRGRGSQKQSIVAVMAESTVLENPESGKLEKSCRYFKMKKIKNLEAKTAQGLVKEFIDQDSVLQTDKSTTFSDLGDCIEVHVREVSGTDKGHFNLKWVHIAISNLKKQLQTYHMISERMMQNYLDEFSYKLNRKYFGQKLFDRLIIASIYPYWHDCG from the coding sequence ATGAATATAATCAACTTCATTAATCGGTTTCCTGACGAGTCTTCCTGTATTAAGTTCCTTAGAGAACAAAGGACAAAATCGGGCATCATTTGCAAACGGTGCAGCTGTAACCGTCATTATTGGCTTGAAAACAAGAAGTCCTTTCAATGTGCTTCATGTGGGTTCAGGACCAGCATCAAGAGTGGTACTGTTATGGAAAACAGCAACCTTCCAATTAGGACCTGGCTGCTGGCCATGACCTTCATAACCGCCACTAAGAAGAGCTTCAGTGCCTCAGAGCTACAAAGGCAGCTTGGGATGAAGCGGTATGAACCTGTTTTCAGGATGTACCATAAACTCAGGAAGGTCATGGGACAACGCGATGATATCTATAGGCTTGAGGATATGGTAGAATATGATGAGGCCTTTGTAGGAAAAGCCACCAAAGCCAAATCCCAAAACAAGCTCAAAAGAGGCAGGGGCAGTCAAAAACAGTCCATTGTAGCGGTAATGGCCGAATCGACAGTTTTAGAAAACCCTGAATCCGGAAAGCTTGAAAAGAGCTGTAGATATTTTAAAATGAAGAAGATAAAGAACTTAGAGGCAAAAACAGCCCAAGGTCTGGTCAAAGAATTCATTGATCAGGACTCAGTGCTTCAAACAGATAAGAGTACCACCTTCTCAGATCTGGGTGACTGTATTGAGGTTCATGTCAGAGAGGTCTCTGGAACTGATAAAGGCCATTTTAACCTCAAATGGGTTCATATAGCCATAAGTAATTTAAAGAAACAGCTGCAGACATACCATATGATAAGTGAAAGGATGATGCAAAACTATCTTGATGAGTTTAGTTATAAGCTCAACAGAAAATATTTCGGTCAAAAACTTTTTGACCGGCTCATTATTGCTTCCATTTATCCTTACTGGCATGATTGCGGATAA
- a CDS encoding MFS transporter: MPSKKYVLPIIVISQFCCTSLWFAGNGVMPYLVDYFQLGTGALAHLTSAVQLGFITGTLIFALLTIADRFRPSRVFFISALLGATINLGTLWEGNTMFSLLAIRFLTGFFLAGIYPVGMKIAADYFNKTLGSSLGLLVGALVLGTAFPHFLAGFSGSIPWEWVLILTSLLSLAGGLLMVLIVPDGPYRKPSPTLDLTAFFQVFSKDQFRSAAFGYFGHMWELFSFWAFIPVILRTYSSSHPDAQFKISLLSFSIIGIGGLACVISGYLSQSLGTKKVASTALGLSGLCCLLSPLMFKVHSPLALILFLLFWGMMVVADSPLFSTLVAQNASSSIKGTALTIVNSIGFAITIISIQLINLLQHSLNPHYLYLVLALGPGLGLIALYSKND; encoded by the coding sequence ATGCCCTCAAAAAAATATGTCCTGCCCATCATCGTCATTTCCCAATTTTGCTGCACCAGCTTATGGTTTGCAGGGAATGGGGTAATGCCCTATTTGGTGGATTATTTCCAATTAGGAACTGGAGCACTGGCACATTTGACTTCGGCGGTTCAGTTGGGTTTTATTACCGGCACATTGATTTTTGCTTTACTGACCATTGCAGACCGATTTAGGCCTTCCAGGGTATTTTTTATCAGCGCACTCTTAGGAGCAACTATTAATTTGGGCACCCTGTGGGAAGGAAATACCATGTTCAGTTTGCTGGCCATCCGCTTTTTGACAGGATTCTTTTTGGCGGGAATCTATCCTGTGGGGATGAAAATTGCTGCCGATTATTTCAATAAAACATTGGGCAGCTCTTTGGGATTGTTGGTCGGGGCATTGGTTTTGGGAACGGCTTTTCCCCATTTCTTGGCGGGGTTTTCCGGCAGTATTCCCTGGGAATGGGTCCTGATTTTGACCAGTTTACTTTCTTTGGCTGGGGGGCTTTTAATGGTCCTTATCGTGCCCGATGGCCCTTACAGAAAACCCTCCCCAACCCTGGACCTGACCGCCTTCTTCCAGGTATTTAGTAAGGACCAATTCCGATCAGCAGCTTTTGGTTATTTTGGGCATATGTGGGAATTATTTTCCTTTTGGGCTTTTATTCCGGTGATCCTAAGGACCTACTCTTCCTCCCATCCAGATGCCCAATTTAAAATTTCCCTATTGTCCTTTTCCATTATCGGAATTGGAGGCTTGGCCTGTGTGATCAGCGGCTATCTTTCCCAAAGCCTAGGTACCAAGAAAGTGGCCTCCACCGCCCTGGGTTTATCAGGATTATGCTGTCTTTTATCCCCATTGATGTTTAAGGTCCATTCCCCCTTGGCACTCATCCTCTTTTTGCTTTTTTGGGGCATGATGGTCGTTGCGGACTCTCCCCTATTTTCCACCTTGGTGGCCCAAAATGCCTCCAGTTCCATCAAAGGCACTGCCCTGACCATCGTCAATTCCATTGGCTTTGCCATCACCATTATCAGTATCCAGTTGATCAACTTGCTGCAACACTCCTTAAATCCACATTACCTGTATTTGGTTTTGGCCTTGGGGCCTGGTTTGGGCTTGATTGCCTTATATAGCAAGAATGACTGA
- a CDS encoding MaoC family dehydratase, whose translation MELYVGQKTSRSLTITPDHVRKYAEISGDQNPLHFDPDFAGKTKFKKLVAQGGLTTGLLHALVAMDMPGPGTVFLSQNWKFTAPVFIGDTITAEAEIKSLHPSKPVTQLAVKITRQDGTLVLEGEAWCYTFENP comes from the coding sequence ATGGAGTTATATGTCGGCCAGAAAACATCCCGAAGCTTAACCATCACTCCCGATCATGTCCGGAAATATGCGGAAATCAGCGGTGACCAAAATCCCTTACATTTTGATCCTGATTTTGCTGGAAAAACCAAATTCAAAAAATTGGTAGCCCAGGGAGGCCTAACCACTGGATTATTGCATGCTTTGGTGGCCATGGATATGCCCGGTCCAGGCACAGTATTCCTAAGCCAAAACTGGAAATTTACCGCCCCGGTTTTTATTGGAGATACCATTACCGCAGAAGCGGAAATCAAAAGCCTCCACCCGTCCAAACCCGTTACCCAATTGGCCGTAAAAATCACCCGCCAGGATGGCACCCTTGTCCTTGAAGGGGAAGCCTGGTGTTATACTTTTGAAAATCCTTAA